In the Ornithodoros turicata isolate Travis chromosome 5, ASM3712646v1, whole genome shotgun sequence genome, TTATGGTGGTTGAAGTCTGCTTATTATTACCATCCTTAAATAACCGTGATGGGAATCTTAGTTACTCAAGAGAGTGCTGCCAGCTGAGCAGAGCTTATGAATATCAGAGTTGTAACATCGTGCAACATCTCCTAGGAATGCCCGCACGGACATATGTTAACACGCGAGAGTTCCTTTTTGGCGGATAGTCCCGACGACACAAACCTAATCACTTGCAGGCTCTCTTGTGCTGGCAACAATGAGGTGCAAATATAGACACTCCAATTTTCTGAAGAGCCAAAAAGAACGTTTACTCAGAAAAATGGTGAAACGAGAAATGTGCCAAATTCCTAACCTTCAGTTCCACTTTTTATATTCCATACAATCTGGAGGTTTAACGGGAGTTGTCTTAGAAGACACTTCTTTCCAGTTGGTGCTGAGTACAGTTCCTCCAGATTCCATCTGGAAAAAATTGAAGTCATGAGTAGTGTCTGTGTGCTGTTCACTTTTGATACGCTATGTAGAAAATAAATATAAGAAGACAACAAAGTGTCTGAAATTGTTCATGGGGTAACCAGCCCtttgtcatcatcatctttccTCAGAATCTCAGCATTAATGACACTGGGATGGATAGTGCATTTTCTTGTGCACCGAATACAATAAAAATATAAAGATGTACGCGTACCACGTGATAACAAATGTGTCCTGGGCACGAACTATTACTGTACGGACACACGCAAAACTCCCAGCACCAACTTTATtgagagatgatgaatggggagtttcactcCCAGCACCAAAGTAGTTAGCTCACTCAGGGATTTTGTGCTAGTTGGCACTATTCATCATCGCCTGATTTTCCAAAAATGATGAATGGCATAGCAGCAGACTAACGACTGcagtcatgatgatgatgatgataatgcgCACGTAATTTCTTCTCCCCCGATAACGTGAAGTAGTGCCCCTACTGGCCACTATTGAAATTAATCGTTAACCCGGCCCTCCCGTATATTCAACTTGTCAGTATTCCGCAGCAAGCTTTAAATGCATCACCTTGCCCCGTCACTAACTCCCGGTTTTCGTGTGACATAACATCCGGTGAATGCCAACCGAAAATGGTGCAGGTTATGACGCTGAACATTCGCAAAGTCAAATGCgcaaataaatgaataaaaattGGGACAAAAATCAATTTTTCCAAACAATACGGCATTCCATACACGAGTGGATGGTGGTAAGTATTTCACGAGTCAGTTACTTTCAACAGCCTCATTCACAAGCTTCATTTAACCTGACCCGGGTCCCGTCTCCATTTGTGAACGTTCGCTACTCCTACAGTAAAATCACACCTGCACGAGCTCATGCAGGTTTCGCATATTTGGGTCATAAATTTGAGGCAGCACTCACAAAAGATTTGTTCATCGCCCTCTTGACATCGTCCGATCCTTCTGCGTAAATTTTCTGGAACAGGGCATTGAGGGCGGCGTCCCCTTCCTCTACGGAGTCCTCTTCCTGTTTACAGATACGATCCCAGTTCTTTGAGCCCGCAGCAGATGCTCCTTGGGACACTGCACCAACCACACTAGTCTTTGACTGTTCCCCTCAAGCGTTGGCTAACCCGTCTGACTCACCCGTTGCCATCCGTGCACACGGCACCGTGGAGCTCTTGGGGTCTTCTTCGAGGGTTGACCACCAGATGCACTCCTCTTTCTTGGCCTGGATCTCAACCTGAATGTTGGAGTTTGTGGCATTTTTacgaatttatttatttatttatttatttatttatttattttggtaccctcagggcataagctttacagaggggagtgggacaAGAAACTAAAGAAGAAACGACAGGCACATACAAGGCAATTTCAATCATAacataaaaatgcaaaaaaagaaaaagaaaacacgcagACAAGGTGGCCTAGCAAAACTAATCACTGGCAGAGTAATGAATTGCTACTGATTTCTTGAAGAGTGTAATGTCAGTTATTGATGTTAATGATGATGGCAGTTGGTTCCACTGAAGCGATGTTCTAGGTATGAAGGACTCAGAAAACGTTGTAGTTGCACAGCGATGAATACCCACTTTCTGGCTATTATCGACGCGACGCGATATGTAATGAGGTGGGAGAATGAGCGATTCCTTCAACGAAGGGTTGTGGTGATAGATTTTATGAAAGAGGTATGACGTTATGAAAGAGGTACGAATGACACAAACGTGGGGTTGATGCTGTCTTATAGGGCAGAGGAGGGGGTGATTGTGTCTCAAGTTTAAAAGAGCAGTAAAAAATGGTTTCATTCATCAAGCAGTCTATCAGAAGCAAGGTGACAAAAATGCCTTCAGCAAGCAGCCCCTTATGGGTCCCACTCAAAATTCATCCTCCCATCATTCATTCACTTACGGGCCCTCTGGTGGCCTGTCATGGGCACTACAGGTAATCCTCCTTGCACAAAAGTGGACATTATTTATTGCACAAACAGCCAAAAACTACAAATTTATGATTTTCGCTGCACTTATAAGAACCCTCTGgatgcagaaaaacaccataatACAACGGTGCAGGTTCTGGGACAGAAACCaaaccgaaaaccgcttggaacctaattttttttttttttcaggaaccaaatCCGTACCGTAACCGGAAATGTTTGTAGTTTATTAACCAAAGCCATAAACTGAACCATGAGACATGCTTTTGCTTTCCGGTTCGTTGCAACCTGTTCAAGTCTGGAAGCGAGGCGACCAGCGAAAATTACCCGCCCGGACCTCGAGATGGGAGAAGCTCCACGTGGCAGGACTGACATGGACAAGCTCTTATGTAACAAATATATCGTAAAAAATTGTAGAGTATGTACGGTTCATATGTGGCTGCACGTCTGATACAGTCCCAAACCAAGCATCGTGACCCACTGCCATCGGCCATGAACAACTGCTCCGATGAAAATTGGTTTCCATTAGCACGATGTAGGGCAAATTCATAATCATCAATCAAGCTCGCTCGCTTTGAGCATTTTCCTACTAGTATATTGAAAGGCTTTTGTCATACCTGGCCCTTATGCTGCGTAACGCATAAAAGAAATCAATCAATACCCGTTATTAGTGTACGCTGGGATACATACTTCCAAAATATATCCCAGAAGTTCCTGCAGTGTGTACAACAGTTTTTGAGAATAACACAACGTGATCGCATGTTCCCGTGCTGACTGTTCAGCGACCATTCAGTCTGAGGTACAGGTCCTTTGACTGAAACGGATACTCGTTCCGCTATATTGGTTGCTGGTAACCATAAATAATAAAAAGGGAAGATCTTTTGGGAAAAAACCCTTTGCAAAATCTGGGAGCTGAATCgtatatttgtttctgtttcggtCCCTGTGCAAGATCATTCAAAATGTGCTTCCACTTGGGTTAATTACGCAATTTTTTCTCTATGGAAATAATAGAAATGTACATCTCTGGGTTCAGTCTGCGATTTATGTCACAGTGGTACTCATAGTGCCAACACATATTGATTATGTTTGTGCAAAGTAACAAATTAATTGCTCGTTGCTTTAGAAAAGTTGCGATACCCACTGCAGCGATAAATCGCTCGACCCAAGTGTTTGAGAACTCACTTTTGTGGCTAGGCATTTATACGTGGTCTCCTCCGGAACGATAGAATGTGCCAGCCTGAGTGACAATTGGTAAGGCCCTCCAGATGGAAGCTGCACAGTCATGTCTACCTGGGCAAATATCATGGCCGTCACTAAAAGTTTCCGCCGATAGACGCGGAGTTACACTCACGGTCCGGCTCGTATACTCAGCGTGGACATCCTGTGGTTTCAGGTTCTTCAGCAGGATGGCAATAATAACTCGGCTTTCCGTCTGGTACCAGTCGTGCCTGGATAAGGAACATCTCGGAATATTACGGAGGGCCTCGTGCAAAAACACCATAGTCCATATGCTAGTCTCATAGTCACTACATAGACACCCTGTCCTGTACAAGCGAGTTTATGCCTTAACACTTCtctaccagcactggacagctgtttcagctgGGACCTCATCCATAGTGCAGTACATAAACGACGGACACAGCATCAGAAGGAATGTGATGTCTTCCCATCGGCTTCTCTGCCTCTCCAGTACACTTACAc is a window encoding:
- the LOC135395043 gene encoding protein SGT1 homolog, which produces MAESLEDNMSRGNSAFVDENYAEALHYYTKALEHDPDNGEAYLKRSHANAKLNNHEATIADVDAALERGCRSAKGFLRKGEAAFELADFSEARAAFLDGISAGGDRSLFDEWTRKCDAELEKIVSAAKAVSKIRHDWYQTESRVIIAILLKNLKPQDVHAEYTSRTVDMTVQLPSGGPYQLSLRLAHSIVPEETTYKCLATKVEIQAKKEECIWWSTLEEDPKSSTVPCARMATVSQGASAAGSKNWDRICKQEEDSVEEGDAALNALFQKIYAEGSDDVKRAMNKSFMESGGTVLSTNWKEVSSKTTPVKPPDCMEYKKWN